From a single Thermoanaerobacter uzonensis DSM 18761 genomic region:
- a CDS encoding XapX domain-containing protein, which produces MKETLLALVTGMIVGLIFSSLKLPLPAPNVLPGIAGIIGIYLGGILFEYILKFISR; this is translated from the coding sequence GTGAAAGAGACGTTGCTGGCATTAGTTACGGGAATGATTGTAGGATTAATTTTTTCATCTTTAAAATTGCCACTCCCTGCTCCGAATGTATTACCAGGAATAGCTGGCATTATAGGAATTTACCTTGGGGGAATATTGTTTGAATACATCCTTAAATTTATTAGTAGATAA
- a CDS encoding FAD-dependent oxidoreductase, which translates to MPRRYVIVGGDAAGMSAASQIRRQDPEGEILVFEKEGVISYAQCGLPYWVGGVVPEKKKLIARTAEEFYTRYNIDVKLYHEVTQIIPQKKQICVYRREEKDEITVPYDVILIGTGSAAIVPPWEGKNLPGVFTLKAMGDAEKLLSWLETHTPNKAVVIGGGYIGLETAEALHNRGFKVTVLDLAPQLIPTFDAPIAEIAQDALKRHGVEIHLNEEVVGLEGDEKGVRAVVTKNGSFPADLVIISIGVRPVSELAREAGIELGPRNAILVNERLQTNIPDIFAAGDCATHFHRIKNAPDYVPLGTTANKQGRIAGINMAGGDAKFAGIVGTAIVKVFDRTIARSGLGERECQALGLPYQTVSIKARPISHYYPWEDEVLTIRLHFNKDNRKLLGGQIAGGAGVDKRIDVLATALFHGMTIDDLQALDLAYAPPYNSVWDPLQQAATVAQREK; encoded by the coding sequence ATGCCCAGACGATATGTAATTGTTGGTGGCGATGCTGCTGGAATGAGTGCAGCTTCTCAAATTAGAAGACAGGACCCTGAAGGAGAAATTCTTGTTTTTGAAAAAGAGGGAGTCATTTCTTATGCTCAATGTGGCCTTCCCTACTGGGTGGGGGGAGTAGTACCTGAGAAGAAAAAGCTTATTGCCCGAACAGCTGAAGAGTTTTACACTCGCTATAATATCGATGTAAAGCTTTATCATGAGGTTACACAGATTATACCTCAAAAGAAGCAGATTTGTGTATATCGCCGGGAAGAAAAAGATGAAATTACAGTGCCTTATGATGTGATTTTAATTGGGACAGGAAGTGCAGCGATTGTACCGCCATGGGAAGGTAAAAATTTGCCTGGAGTTTTTACTTTGAAGGCAATGGGAGATGCGGAAAAACTTTTGTCTTGGCTTGAAACTCATACTCCTAATAAAGCGGTGGTAATTGGTGGGGGATATATTGGTTTAGAAACAGCAGAAGCCTTACATAATAGAGGGTTTAAAGTGACTGTTTTGGATTTAGCTCCTCAGCTTATTCCGACTTTTGATGCTCCTATTGCTGAAATTGCACAGGATGCTCTTAAAAGGCATGGGGTAGAAATTCATTTAAATGAAGAAGTTGTGGGGTTAGAAGGGGATGAAAAAGGCGTACGGGCTGTTGTGACAAAAAATGGTTCTTTCCCAGCCGATTTAGTCATTATTTCTATAGGAGTTCGCCCAGTTAGTGAGCTTGCCAGAGAGGCTGGTATAGAGCTAGGTCCTCGAAATGCGATTCTTGTAAATGAACGCCTACAAACAAATATTCCAGATATTTTTGCCGCAGGGGACTGTGCTACCCATTTTCATCGCATAAAAAATGCGCCGGATTATGTGCCTTTGGGGACTACGGCTAATAAACAAGGACGAATTGCTGGAATTAACATGGCGGGCGGAGATGCAAAATTTGCAGGTATTGTCGGTACAGCGATCGTGAAAGTTTTTGATAGGACGATTGCAAGAAGCGGTTTAGGGGAAAGGGAATGCCAAGCTTTAGGTCTTCCATATCAGACTGTTTCTATTAAGGCAAGACCTATAAGTCATTATTATCCTTGGGAAGATGAAGTTTTGACTATTCGTCTCCACTTTAATAAAGACAACCGCAAGCTTTTAGGAGGACAAATTGCAGGAGGTGCTGGGGTAGACAAGCGAATTGATGTTCTCGCTACAGCTCTTTTCCACGGTATGACAATTGATGACCTTCAGGCCTTAGACCTTGCTTATGCGCCTCCGTATAACTCGGTATGGGATCCTCTTCAACAAGCAGCGACAGTAGCACAAAGAGAAAAATAA
- a CDS encoding CapA family protein yields MKGKTVTKILVFVFLIMAITAIPLKAVNLGISETLLKEFIVEKKPQSLPQEDVHKEDNYTKIVISAVGDCALGSDESYGKFGTFDEELKKHNYDYGYFFENVKNILDKDDLTIANLETTFTTATKKANKEYAFKGEPSYARILKEGSIEVVNLANNHTFDYLREGFEDTIRALKKEGIGYFGYGYKYVTNIKGIKIGVLGYTGFDNTMETKNQIKRDIIELRPNVNILVVSFHWGEENQYYPNKIQKDLGHFVIDEGVDLVIGHHPHVIQGIEKYKNRYIAYSLGNFSFGGNRNPKDKDSLIFQQTFILNDKGEIIDIEEDIIPISVSSQKDRNDFKPIILEGKEKERVLKKIEMLSKGIN; encoded by the coding sequence ATGAAAGGAAAAACGGTGACTAAAATTTTAGTTTTTGTTTTTCTCATAATGGCAATAACTGCTATTCCATTGAAGGCAGTAAATCTGGGGATTTCAGAAACTCTCTTAAAGGAATTTATTGTGGAAAAAAAGCCACAAAGTCTTCCTCAAGAGGATGTTCATAAAGAGGATAATTATACAAAAATAGTTATAAGTGCAGTAGGGGATTGTGCTTTAGGCTCTGATGAGTCCTATGGTAAATTTGGTACCTTTGATGAAGAGTTAAAAAAGCATAATTATGACTATGGATATTTTTTTGAAAACGTCAAAAACATTTTAGATAAGGACGATTTGACGATTGCAAATTTGGAGACAACTTTTACTACTGCAACGAAAAAAGCTAATAAGGAATATGCTTTTAAGGGAGAACCTTCTTATGCGCGGATTTTAAAAGAAGGGAGTATAGAAGTTGTAAATTTGGCAAATAATCATACTTTTGATTATTTGAGAGAGGGTTTTGAAGATACAATAAGAGCATTAAAGAAAGAGGGAATTGGGTATTTTGGATATGGGTATAAATACGTTACTAATATAAAAGGGATAAAAATTGGAGTGCTTGGTTATACAGGTTTTGACAATACTATGGAGACTAAAAATCAAATTAAAAGGGATATTATAGAATTGAGACCTAATGTCAATATTTTGGTTGTTAGTTTTCACTGGGGAGAGGAGAATCAGTATTATCCAAACAAAATCCAGAAAGATTTAGGCCATTTTGTAATAGATGAAGGAGTAGACCTTGTGATAGGTCATCATCCTCATGTGATACAAGGGATAGAAAAGTATAAAAATAGGTATATTGCCTATTCTCTTGGCAATTTTTCTTTTGGGGGGAATAGAAATCCTAAAGACAAAGATTCTTTGATATTTCAGCAAACCTTTATTCTTAATGATAAAGGAGAGATAATAGATATTGAAGAGGATATAATACCTATCTCTGTTTCTTCTCAAAAGGATAGAAATGATTTTAAACCAATTATTCTGGAAGGGAAAGAAAAGGAAAGAGTCTTGAAAAAGATTGAGATGTTGTCAAAGGGAATAAATTAA
- a CDS encoding phospho-sugar mutase, producing the protein MDKETMERYQAWLDDPSISEKDKEVLKKMNESEIQDAFFMDLEFGTAGLRGIMGLGANRMNFYTVGKATQALANYINKTVEGEKSVAISYDTRRFSREFAEEAAQILAANGIKVYLFDDFRPTPLLSFAVRFLKATAGIMITASHNPPEYNGYKVYWSNGAQIIPPHDKGIIEEYEKLSFADVKRISFDEAKDKGFVVMVGKEVDSAYFEKALSYSFGISSKDLKIVYTPLHGTGIKIVPPLLEKVGFDVYIQKEQQIPDGGFPTVSYPNPEFDEAFELALKDARSIDADIVVASDPDADRMGVLVKHRGDYVRIDGNQMGILLLNFLLTMYSRKGMPKNPAVIESIVSSKLFAKIAKAHGVEVSEVLTGFKWICNEADRLRAESKTVFFAYEESYGYNIGDFVYDKDSGTPIMVTCEMAAYYKQEGMTLVDALEKIYKKYGYYLEGQLSPVYEGEAGVEKIRRIMKRLRENPIESLAGHKLTGMIDYLKGHGQIPPSDVLKMEFGDRLLVYARPSGTEPKVKFYFMVMNMESLEEAKSLLEKAKEEFAKTLGLED; encoded by the coding sequence AGGCATTATGGGGCTTGGGGCAAATAGAATGAATTTCTATACGGTGGGTAAAGCGACACAAGCCCTTGCTAATTACATAAATAAGACTGTAGAGGGAGAAAAAAGTGTAGCTATTTCTTATGATACGAGAAGATTTTCAAGGGAATTTGCTGAAGAAGCTGCTCAAATACTTGCAGCAAATGGGATAAAGGTGTATCTTTTTGACGATTTTAGACCCACACCTCTTTTGTCTTTTGCTGTCAGGTTTTTAAAGGCTACAGCTGGTATAATGATAACAGCGAGCCACAATCCTCCGGAATACAATGGATACAAGGTATATTGGTCAAATGGCGCCCAGATTATTCCACCTCATGATAAAGGCATTATAGAGGAATACGAGAAACTGTCTTTTGCGGATGTAAAAAGGATATCTTTTGATGAGGCTAAAGATAAGGGTTTTGTGGTCATGGTAGGGAAAGAGGTGGACTCTGCATATTTTGAAAAAGCCCTTTCTTATTCTTTTGGCATTTCTTCAAAGGATTTAAAGATAGTGTATACTCCTCTCCATGGGACAGGTATTAAAATTGTCCCGCCGCTACTTGAGAAAGTAGGGTTTGATGTATATATTCAAAAAGAACAGCAGATACCGGATGGAGGCTTTCCTACAGTGAGCTACCCTAATCCGGAGTTTGATGAGGCCTTTGAGCTTGCTTTGAAAGATGCAAGAAGCATTGATGCGGATATAGTTGTGGCTTCAGACCCGGACGCAGATAGGATGGGAGTTTTGGTAAAGCATAGAGGAGATTATGTGAGAATAGATGGAAATCAGATGGGCATTTTGCTTTTAAATTTTCTTCTTACGATGTATTCTCGAAAGGGCATGCCAAAAAATCCGGCTGTGATAGAGTCTATTGTGTCTTCCAAGCTCTTTGCTAAAATTGCAAAAGCCCACGGGGTTGAGGTTTCTGAAGTTTTGACTGGATTCAAGTGGATTTGCAATGAGGCTGACAGGTTAAGAGCCGAAAGCAAAACTGTATTTTTTGCTTATGAGGAAAGCTATGGATACAATATAGGTGATTTTGTTTACGATAAAGATTCTGGGACTCCAATAATGGTAACTTGTGAAATGGCAGCTTATTACAAGCAAGAGGGCATGACTTTGGTGGACGCTTTAGAAAAGATTTATAAAAAATACGGGTATTATCTTGAAGGGCAGCTTTCTCCTGTGTATGAAGGAGAAGCAGGAGTAGAAAAGATAAGGAGAATAATGAAAAGGTTGAGAGAAAATCCCATTGAAAGTCTTGCGGGACATAAACTGACAGGGATGATAGATTATTTAAAAGGACATGGGCAAATTCCTCCTTCGGATGTTTTAAAGATGGAGTTTGGGGATAGGCTTTTGGTCTATGCAAGGCCTTCAGGGACAGAGCCGAAAGTGAAGTTTTACTTTATGGTTATGAATATGGAAAGTTTAGAAGAAGCGAAATCTCTCTTAGAAAAGGCGAAAGAGGAGTTTGCAAAGACTTTGGGTTTGGAAGATTAA
- a CDS encoding YitT family protein — MKKLENYVFIFVGAFLAAVALEIFLVPNNIIDGGITGISIMLSYLTKLPLGAFIFLLNIPFLIFGYKQIGKSFVISTFFAVTILSIGVTFLEKIPPLTSDTLLASVFGGIILGIGVGLVIRYGGSMDGTEIVAVVISEWSGFSVGEIVLFFNIFILGSAGIVFTWDRAMYSLITYFIAFKVIDLTIEGLDEAKAVMIVTEKADEIAETIIARLGRSVTFWEGKGGYTKGTKGILYAIVSRLEIAKLKMIVKEHDEGAFVTIHDVYDVLGGKLQKRSIH, encoded by the coding sequence ATGAAAAAGCTTGAAAATTATGTTTTTATTTTTGTAGGAGCTTTTCTTGCGGCAGTAGCATTAGAAATATTTCTAGTACCTAATAATATAATTGATGGTGGTATAACTGGTATTTCTATCATGTTAAGTTATTTAACAAAGTTACCTCTTGGAGCTTTTATTTTTCTATTAAATATTCCTTTTTTGATTTTTGGTTATAAGCAAATAGGTAAGAGCTTTGTGATTTCTACTTTTTTTGCTGTTACGATTCTTTCTATAGGAGTAACTTTTTTGGAGAAAATCCCTCCTCTTACAAGTGATACTTTGCTGGCTTCTGTTTTTGGAGGTATCATTTTGGGAATTGGAGTAGGGCTTGTAATAAGATATGGAGGTTCAATGGATGGAACAGAAATTGTGGCAGTGGTAATTTCAGAATGGAGTGGTTTTTCTGTAGGAGAAATTGTATTATTTTTCAATATTTTTATTTTGGGAAGTGCTGGAATAGTTTTTACTTGGGATAGAGCTATGTATTCTCTCATCACTTATTTTATTGCTTTTAAGGTCATTGATTTGACTATAGAGGGTTTAGATGAAGCGAAAGCTGTTATGATAGTTACTGAGAAAGCAGATGAGATTGCGGAAACTATAATAGCCCGTTTAGGACGAAGTGTTACATTTTGGGAAGGGAAGGGTGGTTATACTAAAGGAACAAAAGGAATTTTATATGCTATAGTTAGCCGTTTGGAGATTGCTAAGTTAAAAATGATTGTGAAAGAACATGACGAAGGAGCCTTTGTTACCATACATGATGTCTACGATGTTTTAGGAGGTAAATTGCAAAAGAGGTCGATTCATTAA
- a CDS encoding methyl-accepting chemotaxis protein → MRSIFWRLIISFLIVAAIPVGAIYYFAVDDKVMHVFITVASVSFALSLILSVIISLNITRPIKKLIEELKRAQEGDFTANVDLKRKDEIGTLIMTFNRTMENVRAILKDVSTFAQTTKDTANALFRSIEQGNMTFEQISKAVEEIANGASEQAKDTSNAADMVQNIGNSIDDSAKFFKAVEESTINADKLSQNGMHTVNSLKEKTDVTKESIDEVVSAINELQANSHHIEKIIEVITGIADQTNLLALNAAIEAARAGEAGRGFAVVAEEVRNLAEQSRQAASEIAKIISEIEQKTDKTVEKANLVKEIADDQAHQVETTYAAFNEIKSSIDTITENIHMLNNAMMELARYKDEIIGSIANITAVSEETAASTEEVAASTEEHMKFIEEIKESSENLLKSVTALENILSKLVVSV, encoded by the coding sequence ATGAGAAGCATATTTTGGCGGCTCATTATTTCATTTCTTATAGTAGCAGCCATACCGGTGGGGGCTATTTATTATTTCGCGGTTGATGATAAAGTAATGCATGTCTTTATTACAGTAGCAAGTGTTAGTTTTGCTTTGTCATTAATTTTATCAGTAATTATTTCATTAAATATTACAAGACCTATTAAAAAATTAATTGAAGAACTTAAGAGAGCACAAGAAGGAGATTTTACAGCCAATGTAGATTTAAAGAGAAAAGATGAGATTGGTACATTAATAATGACTTTTAATAGGACGATGGAAAATGTTAGAGCAATTTTAAAAGACGTCTCTACTTTTGCTCAAACCACTAAAGATACAGCGAATGCCCTTTTTAGATCGATCGAACAAGGGAATATGACTTTTGAACAAATTTCTAAGGCAGTGGAAGAGATTGCAAATGGAGCTTCTGAACAAGCAAAAGATACTTCTAATGCGGCCGATATGGTGCAGAATATTGGGAATAGTATTGATGATTCTGCTAAATTTTTCAAAGCCGTAGAAGAGTCTACTATAAATGCTGATAAGCTTAGTCAAAATGGCATGCACACAGTAAATTCTTTGAAAGAAAAAACGGATGTTACAAAAGAGTCAATTGACGAAGTTGTTAGTGCGATAAATGAATTGCAAGCAAATTCCCACCATATTGAAAAGATTATAGAAGTGATAACGGGAATTGCAGACCAGACCAATTTGCTTGCCTTAAATGCTGCTATTGAAGCAGCAAGAGCTGGTGAGGCTGGTCGTGGATTTGCAGTCGTCGCAGAAGAAGTTCGAAATTTAGCAGAGCAATCGAGACAAGCTGCCAGTGAAATAGCCAAGATTATAAGTGAAATAGAGCAAAAGACAGACAAGACAGTTGAAAAAGCAAATCTGGTAAAAGAAATTGCGGATGACCAGGCACATCAAGTGGAAACTACATATGCTGCTTTTAATGAGATCAAGAGTTCAATAGATACTATTACTGAAAATATACATATGTTGAATAATGCGATGATGGAACTTGCAAGGTATAAAGATGAAATAATAGGATCTATAGCAAATATTACAGCAGTGTCAGAAGAGACTGCTGCTTCCACCGAAGAAGTTGCTGCATCTACAGAAGAGCACATGAAGTTTATAGAGGAGATAAAAGAAAGTTCGGAAAATCTGTTAAAGTCAGTTACTGCCCTTGAAAATATATTATCAAAACTTGTTGTCTCAGTATAA